A single Polynucleobacter acidiphobus DNA region contains:
- the rplJ gene encoding 50S ribosomal protein L10 — protein sequence MPLNVEDKKAIVADVGAQLAAAQTVVLAEYRGIPVGELTTLRANARSQGVYLRVLKNTLARRAAQGTPFEQLGDSMVGPLIYGISADPVAPAKVLHQFSKGQDQLVIKAGFYNGKVLDVNGVKELATIPSREELLSMLLGVMKAPVSAMARVLGAVAEQKANGAPAVAAAPVAEAAAEPAPEVSAAPEQDNPTPAA from the coding sequence GTGCCTTTGAATGTAGAAGACAAAAAAGCGATTGTGGCTGATGTCGGCGCTCAATTGGCTGCGGCTCAAACAGTGGTGCTTGCCGAGTATCGCGGGATTCCCGTGGGTGAGTTGACCACCTTGCGTGCCAATGCACGTTCCCAAGGTGTTTATCTTCGTGTATTGAAGAACACATTGGCACGTCGTGCTGCGCAAGGAACACCGTTTGAGCAACTTGGCGACTCAATGGTTGGACCCTTGATTTATGGAATCTCTGCAGATCCTGTTGCTCCGGCAAAGGTATTGCATCAGTTTTCTAAGGGCCAAGACCAATTGGTCATTAAGGCAGGCTTTTATAACGGCAAAGTACTGGATGTAAACGGTGTTAAAGAACTAGCGACGATTCCGTCACGCGAAGAATTGCTCTCGATGCTATTGGGAGTGATGAAGGCGCCCGTATCGGCAATGGCTCGTGTTCTTGGTGCTGTGGCAGAGCAAAAAGCAAATGGAGCGCCAGCTGTAGCGGCCGCACCGGTTGCTGAAGCTGCCGCTGAGCCAGCACCTGAGGTCAGTGCTGCACCCGAGCAAGACAACCCAACTCCTGCTGCTTAA
- the rplA gene encoding 50S ribosomal protein L1: protein MPKLSKRVKAIQSKVDRNKFYPLDDALALVKECATAKFDESIDVAVQLGIDAKKSDQVVRGAVVLPAGTGKHMRVAVFAQGEKAEQAKAAGAEIVGMEDLAEQIKGGNINFDVLIASPDTMKIVGTLGQVLGPRGLMPNPKVGTVTPDVVTAIKNAKAGQVQFRVDKAGIVHASIGRRSFEPTALKTNLLALLDALNKAKPSASKGIYLRKIALSSTMGAGVRVDQASLQAA, encoded by the coding sequence ATGCCTAAATTATCAAAGCGCGTGAAAGCGATTCAGTCCAAGGTTGATCGAAATAAATTCTATCCATTAGATGATGCCTTGGCATTGGTGAAAGAGTGTGCAACAGCGAAGTTTGATGAGTCCATTGATGTTGCCGTTCAGTTAGGCATTGATGCAAAGAAATCTGACCAGGTTGTTCGTGGCGCGGTTGTGCTGCCCGCTGGTACTGGTAAGCATATGCGCGTTGCTGTTTTCGCTCAGGGCGAAAAGGCTGAACAGGCCAAGGCAGCAGGAGCCGAAATCGTGGGCATGGAAGATTTAGCCGAACAAATTAAAGGTGGCAACATCAATTTTGATGTGTTGATTGCATCCCCAGATACGATGAAGATTGTTGGAACTTTGGGACAGGTATTGGGCCCACGTGGTTTGATGCCTAATCCAAAAGTGGGCACCGTGACCCCCGATGTGGTCACTGCAATTAAGAATGCGAAGGCCGGCCAGGTCCAGTTCCGAGTTGATAAAGCTGGAATTGTGCATGCCTCGATTGGCCGCCGTTCTTTTGAGCCAACTGCTCTTAAGACCAATTTACTGGCCTTACTTGATGCTTTAAATAAAGCCAAGCCAAGCGCATCAAAAGGGATTTATTTAAGAAAGATCGCACTGAGCAGCACGATGGGCGCTGGTGTGCGTGTCGATCAAGCTTCACTGCAGGCTGCATAA
- the rplL gene encoding 50S ribosomal protein L7/L12, protein MAITKEEIIEAVGNMSVMDLNDLVKAFEEKFGVSAAAMAVAGPAGGGGGAAAAEEKTEFTVNLLEAGANKVGVIKAVREITGLGLKEAKDLVDGAPKPIKEGVDKKTAEEAKKKLEDAGAKAELK, encoded by the coding sequence ATGGCAATTACTAAAGAAGAAATTATTGAAGCAGTTGGCAATATGTCCGTAATGGATTTGAATGACTTGGTCAAAGCATTCGAAGAGAAGTTTGGTGTTTCTGCGGCAGCAATGGCTGTAGCAGGACCTGCTGGTGGCGGCGGTGGTGCAGCTGCTGCTGAAGAAAAGACTGAGTTCACTGTAAATCTCCTCGAGGCTGGTGCCAACAAGGTTGGTGTTATTAAGGCGGTTCGTGAGATCACGGGCCTTGGCTTGAAAGAAGCCAAAGATTTGGTCGATGGCGCACCAAAACCAATTAAAGAAGGTGTTGATAAGAAAACAGCGGAAGAGGCTAAGAAAAAGCTCGAAGACGCTGGCGCAAAAGCCGAACTCAAGTAA